A genome region from Scleropages formosus chromosome 6, fSclFor1.1, whole genome shotgun sequence includes the following:
- the LOC108922677 gene encoding ras-related protein Rab-14-like, with protein MATAPYNYSYIFKYIIIGDMGVGKSCLLHQFTEKKFMADCPHTIGVEFGTRIIEVSGQKIKLQIWDTAGQERFRAVTRSYYRGAAGALMVYDITRRSTYNHLSSWLTDARNLTNPNTVIILIGNKADLEAQRDVTYEEAKQFAEENGLLFLEASAKTGENVEDAFLEAAKKIYQNIQDGSLDLNAAESGVQHKPSAPQGGRLTSEPQPPREGCGC; from the exons ATGGCCACCGCTCCGTACAACTACTCCTACATCTTCAAATACATCATCATCG GGGACATGGGGGTGGGGAAGTCATGTTTGCTTCACCAGTTCACGGAAAAGAAAT TCATGGCGGACTGTCCCCACACCATCGGGGTGGAGTTTGGCACACGGATAATAGAGGTCAGTGGCCAAAAGATCAAGCTGCAGATCTGGGACACAGCTGGGCAGGAACGCTTCCGGGCTGTGACGCGCAGCTACTACCGCGGTGCCGCCGGAGCCCTCATGGTCTATGACATCACCAG GAGAAGCACGTACAACCACCTGAGCAGCTGGCTGACTGACGCGAGGAACCTCACCAACCCCAACACT GTGATCATCCTCATAGGCAACAAGGCCGACCTGGAGGCGCAGAGGGACGTGACGTACGAGGAGGCCAAACAGTTTGCTGAGGAGAACG gactTTTGTTCCTTGAAGCTAGTGCAAAAAC GGGAGAGAATGTGGAGGACGCCTTCCTGGAGGCGGCCAAGAAAATCTACCAGAACATTCAAGATGGCAGCCTGGACCTGAACGCGGCCGAGTCGGGGGTGCAGCACAAGCCCTCGGCCCCCCAGGGTGGCCGGCTAACCAGCGAACCACAGCCCCCACGGGAGGGCTGCGGGTGCTAA